From Mucilaginibacter gotjawali:
CAGATCGACAGTACCCTGTCCTGCGCCTTTTGCCATTCTTCTTTTTCCGCGGTGCTTAACGCTGCTCCGGCATCCAGTTTTTCCAGCAGGGTATGTCGTATGGTCCCGGTTACTTTAAATACCGTAAGCGGTATTGACTTATCTTTAACCGCCCGTTTAATCGTCCTGATGATCTCGTCGCGGGTGTTGTCAAAAGCCATTTCATCGTCCTGCCCTTCTATCGAGTAATCCAATATGGTGCCCACATTTCCCTCCTGCAGGCTTCGTATCGTTCCTTCGCACTCCCTGATGGTTTCGCCGCCGCAAAAATGTTTAAAAATGGTGGCCTTTATTAGTCCATTAACAGGCAAACCCAGTTTCATGGCGAAATTGGTAATTGGCGGGCCTATTTTTACTAAAAAATTAACATTGATAACCCTGAACAGCCAATAGGCGCGTTTAAGGTCCGCATCGGAAGAATGGCGGAAAGCGATCTCCGTGTTTTCGAAGGAAAGTTGGTCAGTTATGTTCATAGTTCATGGTTCATGGTTGATAGTTCATAGTCAAAAGTCTATAGCTGAAACTGCTTACCATCAACTATGAACCATGAACTATGATCTATAAACCCGCTGAACGCGCAACAAAATTATAAATTACCGGCTAACATATATCATTATTCAGCGAATAGTTTATTTTTGCGCCCGCATGATAGAGTTTAAAGTTAACGGCGATTATATCCCCCTCATTCAATTGTTGAAAGCAGCCAACCTGGTACAAACAGGTGGCGAAGCGCAAATAGTTGTAACAGAGGGAGAAGTGATGTATAATGGCATGGTTGACTACCGCAAACGCCTGAAAGTAAAGCCCGGGGATACCGTGGAATTCAGGGGAGAAACTATCCGTGCAGTTTAAATTATGAAGACGATTCAAAGCGACAATTACCCCATATTTTTTGAAAACAGCATTGCTGAACTGGTTAATTTTATAAAAAACGGAAATTATTCGAGATTTTTTATTCTGACTGATGAAAACACCGGGGCGCATTGCCTTCCGGCAATAAAAGCTGAATTGGGCGATGATGACAATTACGACCTGATCGAGATCCCCGCCGGGGAAGAAAATAAAGACATTGACTACTGTATAGGTATCTGGCGGACACTGATAGATTTTGCTGCTGACCGGAAAAGCTTAGTGGTAAACCTGGGTGGCGGTGTGATCAGCGATATGGGTGGTTTTGCCGCATCAACCTATAAAAGGGGCATCGATTTTGTACATGTACCCACCACCTTGCTTTCGCAGGTAGATGCTTCAGTTGGGGGGAAAACCGGTATTGATATTAACAGTATAAAAAATATTATCGGCACCTTTACCCAGCCAAAGGCGGTGTTCATCAATTATAATTTCTTAAAAACACTGCCTGCACGGCAGATACTTTCGGGCACTGCCGAAATGCTGAAACACGGACTGATAGTGGATGCGGCCTATTGGGAGCGGTTAAAGGCGAGTGATTTGAGTTTGCCGGATGAAGAATTGATCTACTGGTCGGTTGAGATCAAAAACAAAGTGGTTGTTGAGGACCCTACTGAAAAAGGCATCCGCAAGGCCCTTAACTTTGGGCATACCGTTGGGCATGCGGTGGAAACTAACTCATTGATCAATGACAGCGACCCGCTTACCCACGGCGAAGCGATCGCCATCGGTATGATTTGTGAAGCTTATTTGTCATACAAAAAAACAGGGCTAAAAAAGGAAGAACTGGATGAAATTGTAGCAGTGATCGGCGGCCTGTATCCAAAATACCCGCTGGCAACCGCAAATTTTGTTACACTTTGCGAGATCATGCTTAAAGACAAAAAGAACCAGAACGGTAAGATCAACTGCACTTTGCTGGAAAGCATAGGCAAGTGTACACTTGATCATATTTGTACCGATGCCGAGCTTTGCGAGAGTTTGGCATTCTATGCGTCGTTATAAAAAAACAGGCTCATTTGTAGCGTTGACGCGTCCTAAAAAAAGTTGACAGTTTTTTTATAAAGATAAAATATATTATTGTTGTTTGTTTGTCGTGTTAATATGTGGGGAACGCGAAGCGTTCTCCACATATTAACACGTTTTTCTTTTTTTGCTTCTTTTTTTCTTTTTAAAAGTCAGCCCATTTTTGTTGATAACTAGCCGACCGGTATCCCCTCCCTTCTTGATTTCCATTTTTGAGGATTCCTCCAATGGCGTTTAAGCTTTAGTACCCTTCCGTGTACCAGGGCCGGTGTAAGCATCGATATACTGCTATGGGGCCTTAAAAAATTATAAGTGTTTACCGCCTGTGTTACTGCTGCTCTGGCGGCCTCCAGGTTGACGAATACTGGTTCCAGCAGTTCCATTTTCAGGATACCATTCACCCTTTCAGCAATGGCATTATCCCTCGGATCGCCGCTTTCGGTCATACTGATATTTATTTCAGCCCCCTTAAGCAAATCAACATAATCACCACAGCAGTATTGGACACCCCGGTCTGAATGATGGATCAGTTCATTGCTGTTACTGCGGCCTGCAATAGCCATTTGCAGTGCCTGGATACAACCTTCGGCTTTGAGGCTTTTACTCACATGAAAGCCAACGATCTTCCTGCTGTAAGCATCCGTTACCAGGCTCAGAAAAGCATCCGAATTGCATAAGGCCAGGTAGGTTATGTCGCTCACCCACAGTTGTTCTAACTCCATAGGAATCAGCTTCTTGATCAGGTTAGGATGTTTCTTCATCCAGTGATTTGAATCAGTAGTACGCGGTTTACCGCGATGTCTTTTGTTCAAAAGTCCATAGCGTCGCAGCACTGTAAAAAAAGCGTCCCTGCCCATTTTCAGCTCATGCTGCTTCATAAAAGGGCTAACCATCCTATGCAGCTTTTTGCCACCTATCCGGGGCTGTAACCGGCGATAACCGATCACCTGCTGAATGATCAGCTCCTCTCTTAATGGCGTCTCCTCTGTTTTGAGACATCGTTTATAATAGGATTGACGGGATTTACCAGACAGTAAGCAAAGCCTGGACAAATTGCCCCCCTGGCTTTGCTCTACCTTCATGACGGCCTGGTGCCAGCTTTTTTTCGGATATCTGTACCAAATTGCTCATCAGATATTTCTATCATCGCTTCCAATAAGCAGATCGTAAGCCGGGAATCGCGCAATGCTTTCTGTAACTCCTTCACCTCTGTGGGCATTGCCTCTTGTGCTTGCACCGCAAGCTTCGAGGCTTGAAGTAACTGTAGTTTATCTTGTTCCTTTTTTCCTGCCATTACCCATCTCCCCACGGTCGTAAAGCTGTATCCGTATTTCAGCCCTAATTTACGCAGAGTTGTCCCCCCAGCCAAATATTCTTTGATTGCTTGTTCCTTTTCTTCTGAATTGTCCATTTTTTCGCTTTTTTTTGTCAACCCAGGTTAGGACAAGTCACGTGCGCTACAACTGCTACAAAGCGCTAAAAATCTGAATAGCAACACTTTAAGTGCTGACACTATTTTGTCAGTGACAAAAACTTGTCAGTACTTTTTGTGCATTTCAGGGGATAGAATGGATGAGCTGCGCGAGAATTGGAAGTACCGGCGATATCCGGCTCACCATTTAAAGATACGCCAATGTACCAGGTTTTCAAAAGCATCAAGGTCCAGCTGAGCCTGGGCTACTTTTGGCAACAGTTGTTGATACTGATGTTCAAGCAACTGCAGGGATACTCGGATCCCCGAATGGATATTTGTTAAAGTCGTGTATTCTTTCCTTATTTCGTTTTCCAGCTTTTTACGTTGCAGTCCGAGGCTCTCTGCAGCTAAATGTGTTTCGTGCTTAATTTTATCTAATTCGGGCGCATAGGTAAAACCTGTTCCCATTTGTCGCTGCCATTCAAATAAAAGTTGTTGATTTTTAGGGCCGATACCGGCTACTTTAACCTGTTTTAATTTTGATATATCGGCAGCAGTACGGATTCCCTGGTTGCAGATCAATTTTTTTTTGGCTGGCCCAAACCCGGCGATCGTGTGATCATTCACATCAAACTGTTGTAAATACTGTTTGTATTTTGCCTGGTAATGTTTGTCTTCAATTTCCTTTTTTAAATGGACGAATAAAGACGGAAGCTTACGTAATGCCGCTATATTGTTTTTTAACTTGTTAGTCGTCTCGTTGTACTGTTTAAGTGCCGGTGGATAATTATACTGCTTTAACACCTGGTTAAACGGGCCGCTTACCCTGTTAAGCGCCTGCTGCCGGATGGCAAGCTCAGCTTTTAATTTACCACCCCCGCGCAATACCAGCCTTATCAATGCTATTCCGACGGGAATGATAGCGCCATAGAAAGACATACTTGCAGCAAGCACAATTAATAATGCCAAAACAACAATAACTGCCGCCAGGTTAGTATATCTGTACCTGTAAAACCGCGCAGGTATTTTTTGTGCCTGTAAACCCGGGTACGTATAGGAGCCGCTAAGCCGGGGAAGGTTAAGCTGTTCCAGCCGGAAACCATTTATAAAATGTTCTATATTGGTAAGCTGTGATGGTGTGTTTATATTGACATCGTCAAGGAAATAATAGATATTAGCTTCGTGCTTAAATGCGCACCAGGGGCAGCGCTTCAAATTGCCGGGGTAAAAATGCAGCTTTGAAACTGTGCACGTGGAAAGATCTTTTATAAAATCACCCATTTTAGTTGCCCATTGCAAAGGTGTCGGGCGCTCGCTGTCCGATTCAAAAGCTAAATGGAACGCATCAGCGACAGGCGCAGGCATGGCGCTAAGTTCAAGACTGTTTTTTGCCGGGAAGAGGCGCTTGTTGCGATTACGTAGCGAGTAGGCGAACTCGTGGTTTTTTATCGCCGTTTCTTCATCTATCTCCTGCTTGCCCGGATTTACCCCTGTAAATGGAGCCCGCCCCAAAAATAAGAGTTGAAAAATAAGTGTGGCCAATGAAAAAGCATCGGTATTGGTAGTTCTAACCACGCTTTCGAACGAGCCGCGCCGAAGTAATTCCGGCGGCGTGTAGCGCAGCATCCCAACTTCACAAAAATGGTGGCGCTTGCCGTTTTTCACCTGGAATGAGTCGCAATCGATGAGGGCAACCATACCTGTAGCGCTAACCAGCAAATTAGCTTCGTTTACATCGCCCACTACGATACCCGCCTGGTGGATCTTGTGAAACGCCACCGCCAGGTTGCGTGCTACGTGAGCCAGAAAGTTATAACCTTTGTCGGGGAAGAGCTTCTTGCGATCCATAGGGGTGAAGAGCATATGCAGGGGCAGGTAGCCTTGCAATTTGCGCATTGTAAAGCCGCGCAGTTTTCCGCTGCCGTCGCGCACAATATCCACTGGCCAGGCTGCAAAACGCTGCAGTTCGTCGCTTGCCAGCGTGGTCATGTGGCGCAGCTTTTCCGCTTTATCGGCGTTCGGTGCTTCTTTGTATACCTTCAACACCAGGCTGCTGTCTTCGTTCACCGCGTATACGTCACCTTCGCCGCCGCCGCCAATGCGGTTGGCCAGTGTGTAAGTAGTGCCTGCTGCGCCTTTAAAGATTGTCCCGGTCATTTATTCCCTTGTTGCCAGCAATAAAGTTTTGTCGTCGTCAGTACGGTTGTTAATGATGTTGCCCGACAGGTAATCAGCCAGCCTCGAATTTAGTATCGAAAGGTGTTCTTCATTTTCGGCCCGCCGCAGTGCCGGGAACAAACCGGCAAAAAAAGGCTGGTGTACCGCCATGCTCACATGGTTTAGCGCCAGTTGCTGCAGCCCGTCTGTAAAAATAGCTATTTCCGTTACCTGCTCATCGATCACTTTGTATTGTAAAAGCGCCAGGCTGGGGTCGTCAATGATAAAAGCGGTGGAGTTTTGGTACTCCCCATTGTGTGGCCACCAAATCTGTGTAAAATGCCCGCTGCCATCATTGCGCACGATCGCACCATCGCCGATCTGTATAAACCCTGATTTTCTTGGGGTAATTATACAACCCAATAAGGTGCAGGAGAATTCGTTTTTGGGAACTTCCTTAGCAGCAGCCAGCTCCACCAGCATGTCATAAATGTATTCGCCCAGGGCCACCAGGTGTGCATCTGTAAGTTCCCGGCCGTCGTGCAGCAGGGCTTCAGTAAATTCATGGGCTGCTGATACTGCTGCGGACGATGCTTCAGCGGCATACACCGCACTCCCCGCGCCATCACTGGCAAAACAAACCAATGCATCCTCGCCGTTTGTTAGCCTATGGATCCGGCTTGCACCGGCATCTTCACAGTTTTTGCCATTTTGCAGGTGCGAAGTGCCGATGACGCTTTGGCCTATGGTTTTCCAGGTCATTAGATAATCACTTTACGATATACCAAACTTAATTGCACAGCTTCTTTCGGACTTTACTGACTTTCGGACCTTAATTATAAGTCGGCCCAGCCGGTTGGGGGAAGCAATTTATTGTTTTCGCCAGGGTTTTTGCTTGATACTGTTTTCAATGAGCCGGATAACCACAGGAAAAACTCACGGAATGCCAGGCCACGCAATTTTAAAGGTGCACGTACGGATAATTGCCTTAGTACATCAAAATTGGCGCCTTCTACCCCTATTGCAAAAAAAGCAAAACGGTTTTCGCTCTCGCCCTCCCGCACAAGTTGAGCCGCAAGGCTCCATGCGTCGGTAGGGGCGCCGTCGGTTATTAATATGATCCAGGGTTTGTAATAGCCCACGCCACGTTCCTTATATAGCTTTTTGCGTTTGTTTACCAGGTCTATACCTAACCTGATGGCTGCGCCGATAGGGGTATCTCCGCTGGCGACCAGCTGTTTCGGGTAAAAATTATCTACGGTTTGAAAATCCGATTCATAAGACACCGGCCCAAAGGTAACCATGGCCACTTCCACGCGTTTAGCAGCAAGGGGGTCAAGTTCCAGTTCCATTTTCAGGGTATTGATCCCTTCATTCAGCTGGCGGATCGGCTCGCCGCCCATCGAGCCTGAAGTATCCAGTAAAAGCATACAGGGGCATCGGGATTCGGGATTGTCAGCAAAGTCGTCGGCGCCAAAAGGCAATTGTTCAAAAGAAATATACTCGTCCATCTGATTTCAGTTCCACACAGTTTAAGGACGTAAATTTAAGGATTTTGAGTGATATGGGAAAAGGTCGTTAAGAGAAAAGCGAGATGTGGACAACCGTATCACGACACAGCATATCGGTCGTGGAATATGTGGTTTTTATTATTGAAAATCAATAAGTTACAAATACTTTACTTTTTACTGCTCTTACTTTTTTTAAATCTGCTGCATCTATATAAACCACATTAACGTCATTGGCTCCTTCATGCTCATTAACTAAAGCTTGCGAGATCAGCCAATAAAATTTTTTCGTTTTCTTATTATATTCAAAAGTTACTCTGTCAATTGAGTCAAGATTCTTTTGTGCCTTCCTTGCAATTTGAATCAATTTACAATAGGTGAAAGATTTATCTATCGGTTTATAAAAACGTTTTGACGGAAAAATAAACGGAGTGATAATCTTCCCGAATCTATCAACTGCTACTATGATATTATAGCCGGTTAATGAGTCTGGCTCAAACGTGTACGAATAAGTATATTTAGTTTTATAGTGTTTAAGACTGACTTGAGCGCCACTATCAATAAATAGTTTCAACCTTTCCGGATAGCATACACTTACATCGTTAAATTTTAAGTTTTGATAAAATTTATTCCCTGCAAATTCTTTAATTGCCTTATCAACCTTAATTTTAAACTTTAACGCGTTTGCGGGAGCTTGACGAATATCGATCGCTTCGAATTGAGTATTCCATTTTTTGGATGTATCACCTTTGAAAGCGAAAGAATACGAAGGAGTGAGATAACCGTAGTCGAAAAATAAGCCATCTTCGCTCCAAGCTATCTTCCCGCGATCTAAACACTGTGAAAACGTAGTTAACGCCGAAAAAATCAGTAGAGAAACGAATAATAAATATCTAAACATATCTATAGATTGATAAAAAATTATCGGCCGCGCTAATGATTTACCGTTTTGGCAAACAATTTTTCGCCGGCCTCAATAGCCACCGCGAGGTAATTTTCAGCAGGCGGTTTAGGGCATGAATATTTACCGGAGAACGCGCAATAGGGGTTGTATGCCTTATTAAAATCTAACATCATAGTGGCGCCTTTAAAGTCGGCGGTATTCAGGTCGATATACCGGCCGCCGCCATAAGTGGTATTGCCATTGGTATTGTCAGTAAAGGGCAAAAATAAATAGTCCTTATAAGCGGTTACGTTTGCCAGGGCGATGCTGCGGTATACGGTAAGCTGCAATTCCTTTCCATTCAGCCTGAAGTTGAGCAACGCATAGCGCACATATTGCTGGCTTGCGCCGTTAAAAGTAGGCATCATAAAAATGGACTCGCCGGTAAGGTATTTCACATCGGCGGTAACGCGATAACTGCTGTCGGCATCATAAAAACGCAGGAATTGCAGGTCATCTTTTTTGAGTGGCGAGCTCGCATCCGTCAAAAAGTCGTTCTCATAACCTTTCCTGAAGGCATTTATCCGCGCCTTGTAATCCTGGCCGAAGCTTTGCAAAGCGTTGCCTAAAAGTATTACCAGGATCAAAGGCTTTAACAGTTTATTGATAGTGTGATAAAAGTTCATGGCTAAAGGTAAAATGTTTTGCTGAAATAGTAATTCACAGCGCTATTATTTTTCCAGACCGCCCGCAGCCTGAAAGCCCGCGTATAACATAAAGGGTATGATTTTAAATCCGTTGCATCAAAATTTACATTCGGTTGGATTGTCGCCTTCAAAATTTTTCGGTCAAATGCTTCCAATACCTTTTAGGGATATGCCTCAAATGCAGCGGTGTATTTTTGCGGGCGGGGATGTTAGCGCTGTGGTAATAGTTTTGCCATAACCGCTGGTAAAGGTCTTCGCCGGCATTAAAAGACGAGACTACATTGGCCGGGTTGTGTGCTTCAGAAAAATCAATGGTTACAAATTGCGTGTCGTGCAGGTCGTAATACAGACCGTATTTTCGTTTGCTGTCAAATATCATCCATTTCTGATCGGCATACCGGTTTTTAAAGTGCCTGTTCAGCAAGGGTAACACATTAAAATCAGGTTCAATACCAGCGTAATATATATCATCCTTTAATCTTTGAAAACGCACAAATGCTTCCATCCGGTGCTTTTCGC
This genomic window contains:
- the aroB gene encoding 3-dehydroquinate synthase produces the protein MKTIQSDNYPIFFENSIAELVNFIKNGNYSRFFILTDENTGAHCLPAIKAELGDDDNYDLIEIPAGEENKDIDYCIGIWRTLIDFAADRKSLVVNLGGGVISDMGGFAASTYKRGIDFVHVPTTLLSQVDASVGGKTGIDINSIKNIIGTFTQPKAVFINYNFLKTLPARQILSGTAEMLKHGLIVDAAYWERLKASDLSLPDEELIYWSVEIKNKVVVEDPTEKGIRKALNFGHTVGHAVETNSLINDSDPLTHGEAIAIGMICEAYLSYKKTGLKKEELDEIVAVIGGLYPKYPLATANFVTLCEIMLKDKKNQNGKINCTLLESIGKCTLDHICTDAELCESLAFYASL
- a CDS encoding TIGR03915 family putative DNA repair protein — translated: MTRLIYDGTFEGLLTAIFEIYAHKLTRVSLQRGENNTSAMFENVIIVKTDEVRAGRVLKGLQKKLSPSGIGRLYIAHLAEIAGDENTLAGFIKYAFDSPVNIEKNFGNKYVQRVSEIVGMMRREKHRMEAFVRFQRLKDDIYYAGIEPDFNVLPLLNRHFKNRYADQKWMIFDSKRKYGLYYDLHDTQFVTIDFSEAHNPANVVSSFNAGEDLYQRLWQNYYHSANIPARKNTPLHLRHIPKRYWKHLTEKF
- a CDS encoding PP2C family serine/threonine-protein phosphatase, encoding MTWKTIGQSVIGTSHLQNGKNCEDAGASRIHRLTNGEDALVCFASDGAGSAVYAAEASSAAVSAAHEFTEALLHDGRELTDAHLVALGEYIYDMLVELAAAKEVPKNEFSCTLLGCIITPRKSGFIQIGDGAIVRNDGSGHFTQIWWPHNGEYQNSTAFIIDDPSLALLQYKVIDEQVTEIAIFTDGLQQLALNHVSMAVHQPFFAGLFPALRRAENEEHLSILNSRLADYLSGNIINNRTDDDKTLLLATRE
- a CDS encoding DUF1684 domain-containing protein — protein: MNFYHTINKLLKPLILVILLGNALQSFGQDYKARINAFRKGYENDFLTDASSPLKKDDLQFLRFYDADSSYRVTADVKYLTGESIFMMPTFNGASQQYVRYALLNFRLNGKELQLTVYRSIALANVTAYKDYLFLPFTDNTNGNTTYGGGRYIDLNTADFKGATMMLDFNKAYNPYCAFSGKYSCPKPPAENYLAVAIEAGEKLFAKTVNH
- a CDS encoding IS3 family transposase; this encodes MKVEQSQGGNLSRLCLLSGKSRQSYYKRCLKTEETPLREELIIQQVIGYRRLQPRIGGKKLHRMVSPFMKQHELKMGRDAFFTVLRRYGLLNKRHRGKPRTTDSNHWMKKHPNLIKKLIPMELEQLWVSDITYLALCNSDAFLSLVTDAYSRKIVGFHVSKSLKAEGCIQALQMAIAGRSNSNELIHHSDRGVQYCCGDYVDLLKGAEINISMTESGDPRDNAIAERVNGILKMELLEPVFVNLEAARAAVTQAVNTYNFLRPHSSISMLTPALVHGRVLKLKRHWRNPQKWKSRREGIPVG
- a CDS encoding vWA domain-containing protein, producing the protein MDEYISFEQLPFGADDFADNPESRCPCMLLLDTSGSMGGEPIRQLNEGINTLKMELELDPLAAKRVEVAMVTFGPVSYESDFQTVDNFYPKQLVASGDTPIGAAIRLGIDLVNKRKKLYKERGVGYYKPWIILITDGAPTDAWSLAAQLVREGESENRFAFFAIGVEGANFDVLRQLSVRAPLKLRGLAFREFFLWLSGSLKTVSSKNPGENNKLLPPTGWADL
- a CDS encoding helix-hairpin-helix domain-containing protein, whose protein sequence is MTGTIFKGAAGTTYTLANRIGGGGEGDVYAVNEDSSLVLKVYKEAPNADKAEKLRHMTTLASDELQRFAAWPVDIVRDGSGKLRGFTMRKLQGYLPLHMLFTPMDRKKLFPDKGYNFLAHVARNLAVAFHKIHQAGIVVGDVNEANLLVSATGMVALIDCDSFQVKNGKRHHFCEVGMLRYTPPELLRRGSFESVVRTTNTDAFSLATLIFQLLFLGRAPFTGVNPGKQEIDEETAIKNHEFAYSLRNRNKRLFPAKNSLELSAMPAPVADAFHLAFESDSERPTPLQWATKMGDFIKDLSTCTVSKLHFYPGNLKRCPWCAFKHEANIYYFLDDVNINTPSQLTNIEHFINGFRLEQLNLPRLSGSYTYPGLQAQKIPARFYRYRYTNLAAVIVVLALLIVLAASMSFYGAIIPVGIALIRLVLRGGGKLKAELAIRQQALNRVSGPFNQVLKQYNYPPALKQYNETTNKLKNNIAALRKLPSLFVHLKKEIEDKHYQAKYKQYLQQFDVNDHTIAGFGPAKKKLICNQGIRTAADISKLKQVKVAGIGPKNQQLLFEWQRQMGTGFTYAPELDKIKHETHLAAESLGLQRKKLENEIRKEYTTLTNIHSGIRVSLQLLEHQYQQLLPKVAQAQLDLDAFENLVHWRIFKW
- a CDS encoding RNA-binding S4 domain-containing protein, whose amino-acid sequence is MIEFKVNGDYIPLIQLLKAANLVQTGGEAQIVVTEGEVMYNGMVDYRKRLKVKPGDTVEFRGETIRAV